From a region of the Acanthochromis polyacanthus isolate Apoly-LR-REF ecotype Palm Island chromosome 3, KAUST_Apoly_ChrSc, whole genome shotgun sequence genome:
- the LOC110950945 gene encoding LOW QUALITY PROTEIN: trinucleotide repeat-containing gene 6C protein-like (The sequence of the model RefSeq protein was modified relative to this genomic sequence to represent the inferred CDS: deleted 2 bases in 1 codon) — protein MEEKKKKKQEEKTKKDVAQKKTADQKPKVPEPAPIKPSPGPSLHPASPTLPLSSSSSSSSSGNGKRASCSSQLPTQTPPQQQCQLSSASARYPPREVPPRFRQQEHKQLLKRGQPLPAGALSALTLSSSSSSSSSPSSSYSSSSTSTSSTTPNSATSTAGNHHSDISLQSGPGAQYETSHWGASVPVESPSSANSWDKVIIDGSDTEAWPSISSDPSHPATPECPLGSASSNQDTSAVTTTSRSSFLSMATGAAGQQAHYPSLKSNNNMMTGPGSTNVLASSRGWGSDGKQDSMNGGRGAPNNWGSPNFNLNLNPNANPSAWPVLGHEGGGGGSIGPNGVSNSSSLPPGINGNGNMGNGSLGNADNGGGGWAGMISANENDQQHPSTNTNLSFNMEPANRNTDGPNHTKQQQQAQEPMSPIHGLTGWGGQSPTESSQLNGDTTGSSVWGSGETKAAESPKDSGWDSTPSGGLSAWGRQGSGGGSSGSGGWGDWGKSSSGGDASKGWDSVDAGSSGSGQEPQLSSWGQQPGTAPASEDSGDSSEGRSNRRDRPSSVEFAPLLPRQDLDPRVLSNSGWGQTPIRQHTVWEMEEASSNDGKSSSSSDTLGAPSSNSGPSSSNGGTINPNMGPGQRPGSGGKNDSEGSSSGWGALHLSQQTGSGWGDPPQSLSKAPNGTTSGWGDPLPTNGPKSGGTPSWGSEDKSPSWDQGLMKSQPTSWGEGPKNSHGWGNNNGGTNGTSTGDWGEPDVKNNGSSSSMWEGDGGNGGSGGWKESPRGGNRGGNWGKPAPAVNNSNWGESPRANGPLQGGWGSSKPQESSSSSSTGSGGGGSIGSWGGPGSVKQSNSGWGNVSKQDQSMEPTGWEEPSPPSIRRKMEIDDGTSTWGDPNAYSKTVNMWDRNNPNGNPSNGGPPPNKNGGMIMPNNNNNHSVVPGNNNHHHSHHIHHHPHHGQPSTMQHHGNNNGSPNNTTSHPGAGPQGRPPLANPGWGELPSVQPKSEPAWGEPAAPTSTVDNGTSAWGKPPGGVGGWGDGGHEPSGPYGRANGPPGSAPCKPGPKPMQDGWGSGGEEMGMSTGQWDTEDGDVWNSPTSQESSSSCNSWGNGPKKCPSKGKMGTKPDEAWIMNRLIKQLTDMGFPRDPAEDALKSNNMNLDQAMTALLEKKTDLDKRVMGISDYSNGMNKPLVCRPSALSKDPSDRTTFLDKDGVLSDDAPPSPFLPSPSLKLPLANSSLPGQGLGQGNPGLAMQNLNNRQIPSGMFGSSGAAQTRAMQQQPPQPPVPPLSSSQPSLRAQVPQFLSPQVQAQLLQFAAKNIGLNPALLTSPINPQQMTLLYQLQQLQMAYQRLQIQQQMMQAQRNVSGPIRQQEQQVARTITNMQQQIQQHQRQLYQALLMKQQQLPSHSSSSSSSSAGLHPPGGPAGGPGSGKSTLDPFTGPHQAPGLSDTLHTKEPPSSPNAYSTYPLSGLNPNMNVNCMEVGGLSLKEPPQPQSRLSQWTHSNSMDNLSGNSSNLENNLNKHGAISAASSLVPPGKPPQMEDSYSPYNLISSSESPTSPLVPPDSWGQGKSPNEKISNGTNINWPPEFCPGVPWKGLQNIDPENDPNMTPGSVPSGPTINTNIHDVNRYLLRDRNGGKLSDLKSTWSPGPISQSQASLSHELWKVPQGPRNTTAPSRPPPGLTNNKPSSTWGGNSLGLAQGWSGSYSSEGTTWSTDSSNRTSSWLVLRNLTPQIDGSTLRTLCMQHGPLITFHLNLTQGNAVVRYSSKDEAAKAQKSLHMCVLGNTTILAEFAGEEEVNRFFAQGQSLGANTTSWQANPGTNQSRMGGAAQSHSIGQWSSGAGGGKTSGGDLLWGGVPQYSSLWGPPSGEDARVIGSPTPINTLLPGDLLSGESM, from the exons ACATATCTCTTCAGAGTGGCCCTGGTGCCCAGTATGAGACCTCTCATTGGGGAGCCTCTGTACCAGTTGAAAGCCCATCCAGTGCCAACAGCTGGGACAAAGTGATTATTGACGGAAGTGACACAGAAGCTTGGCCCTCCATCAGTAGTGACCCCAGCCACCCTGCAACACCAGAATGCCCCTTGGGCTCAGCTAGCTCTAACCAAGACACCAGTGCTGTCACTACTACCAGTAGGAGCAGTTTTCTGAGTATGGCCACAGGTGCCGCAGGCCAGCAGGCCCACTATCCTTCCCTCAAATCTAACAATAACATGATGACAGGACCTGGATCAACCAACGTATTGGCAAGTAGTAGAGGCTGGGGCTCAGATGGAAAACAAGATAGCATGAATGGTGGCCGAGGAGCACCCAATAATTGGGGCTCTCCCAATTTTAACTTGAACCTCAACCCTAATGCCAACCCTTCTGCCTGGCCTGTTCTAGGCCATGAGGGTGGTGGAGGTGGCAGCATTGGCCCCAATGGGGTGTCCAATTCTTCATCCCTCCCGCCGGGTATAAATGGCAATGGAAACATGGGGAATGGGAGTCTGGGAAATGCTGATAATGGTGGGGGAGGTTGGGCTGGCATGATAAGTGCTAACGAAAATGATCAGCAGCACCCTTCAACCAACACAAACTTGTCCTTCAATATGGAGCCTGCTAACCGTAACACTGACGGACCAAACCACactaaacaacagcaacaagctCAGGAGCCTATGAGCCCTATCCATGGCTTAACTGGCTGGGGAGGCCAGTCACCCACTGAATCATCCCAGCTCAATGGGGACACAACAGGCAGCTCTGTATGGGGTAGTGGAGAAACCAAGGCAGCTGAATCCCCTAAGGACTCAGGCTGGGACTCAACTCCCTCCGGAGGTCTTTCTGCCTGGGGCCGCCAAGGCAGTGGTGGAGGGAGTAGTGGAAGTGGTGGCTGGGGTGACTGGGGAAAATCCTCTAGTGGTGGAGATGCATCTAAAGGCTGGGACTCAGTAGATGCTGGCAGTTCTGGCTCCGGCCAGGAGCCGCAACTTAGCTCATGGGGCCAGCAGCCTGGAACAGCCCCAGCAAGTGAGGATAGTGGGGACAGTAGTGAAGGTCGATCAAATCGCAGAGACAGACCCTCCAGCGTGGAATTTGCCCCCCTGCTACCCCGGCAGGACTTGGACCCTCGAGTGCTGAGTAACTCGGGTTGGGGACAGACCCCCATCCGACAGCACACTGTATGGGAGATGGAAGAAGCCAGCTCTAATGATgggaagagcagcagcagctcagacactTTAGGAGCCCCCAGCTCTAATAGTGGACCCTCATCAAGCAATGGAGGTACCATTAACCCTAACATGGGTCCCGGTCAGAGGCCTGGCTCTGGAGGAAAAAATGACAGTGAAGGATCATCCTCTGGCTGGGGAGCCCTCCACCTCAGCCAA CAGACTGGATCAGGATGGGGGGATCCCCCCCAGTCACTCAGCAAAGCCCCAAATGGCACTACAAGTGGCTGGGGAGATCCTTTGCCTACCAATGGTCCTAAAAGTGGGGGCACACCATCCTGGGGTTCTGAGGACAAGTCACCCAGCTGGGATCAAGGCCTAATGAAAAGCCAGCCAACTAGCTGGGGAGAGGGCCCTAAAAACTCCCATGGTTGGGGCAACAATAATGGGGGCACCAATGGCACCAGCACAGGGGACTGGGGAGAGCCAGATGTCAAGAACAATGGGTCCTCCAGCAGCATGTGGGAAGGTGACGGAGGTAATGGAGGAAGTGGTGGCTGGAAGGAAAGCCCAAGAGGAGGAAATAGAGGAGGAAACTGGGGTAAACCTGCTCCTGCTGTAAATAACAGCAACTGGGGGGAGAGCCCACGTGCCAATGGCCCATTGCAGGGAGGCTGGGGTTCTTCCAAGCCtcaggaaagcagcagcagcagcagcacaggcaGTGGAGGAGGTGGCAGCATTGGTTCTTGGGGTGGTCCTGGTTCTGTAAAGCAAAGCAACTCTGGTTGGGGAAATGTCAGCAAGCAGGATCAAAGCATGGAGCCTACTGGCTGGGAAGAGccttctcctccttccatcCGCAGGAAAATGGAAATTGATGACGGAACTTCCACCTGGGGCGATCCCAACGCCTACAGCAAGACTGTCAATATGTGGGATCGTAACAACCCCAACGGTAACCCAAGCAACGGCGGGCCACCTCCCAATAAGAATGGTGGAATGATTATGcccaacaataacaacaatcaCTCTGTTGTCCCCGGCAACAACAATCACCATCACTCTCACCACATACACCACCATCCCCACCATGGTCAGCCCTCAACCATGCAACACCATGGAAACAACAATGGATCACCCAACAATACCACTTCACATCCAGGTGCTGGCCCCCAGGGTAGACCCCCCCTCGCCAACCCAG GTTGGGGAGAACTTCCCAGTGTTCAGCCCAAGTCAGAGCCTGCTTGGGGAGAGCCAGCAGCTCCAACATCCACTGTGGATAATGGTACCTCTGCCTGGGGCAAGCCCCCAGGTGGGGTCGGAGGATGGGGAGATGGTGGCCATGAGCCCTCTGGCCCTTATGGCAGAGCCAATGGACCCCCAGGTTCTGCACCTTGCAAGCCAG GCCCCAAACCTATGCAAGATGGCTGGggaagtggaggagaggagatggGTATGTCCACTGGCCAGTGGGACACTGAGGATGGGGATGTATGGAACAGTCCCACCTCCCAGGAGAGCAGCTCCTCCTGCAACTCCTGGGGCAATGGACCCAAGAAGTGCCCAAGCAAG GGGAAGATGGGTACCAAGCCAGATGAGGCTTGGATCATGAACCGTCTCATCAAGCAGCTCACTGACATGGGCTTTCCG AGAGACCCTGCTGAGGATGCATTGAAGAGCAACAATATGAACCTTGACCAGGCCATGA CCGCCCTGTTAGAGAAGAAGACGGACCTGGACAAGCGGGTCATGGGCATATCTGATTACAGCAATGGCATGAACAAGCCTCTTGTGTGTCGGCCCTCTGCACTCTCCAAAGACCCCTCCGACCGCACCACCTTTCTCGACAAG GATGGTGTCCTGTCAGATGATGCCCCCCCATCACCATTTCTGCCTTCCCCCAGCCTGAAGCTCCCCCTGGCCAACAGTAGCCTTCCTGGGCAGGGTTTGGGACAGGGCAATCCGGGACTGGCCATGCAAAACTTGAACAACAGACAG ATACCCAGTGGAATGTTTGGCAGTAGTGGAGCAGCACAAACCCGGGccatgcagcagcagcctcctcaGCCACCAGTGCCACCTCTCAGCTCCTCCCAGCCTAGTCTACGTGCTCAAGTGCCTCAGTTTCTCTCCCCTCAG GTCCAAGCACAGCTCTTGcagtttgcagcaaaaaacatTGGTCTGAACCCTGCACTTTTAACCTCACCAATAAACCCTCAACAAATGACCCTGTTGTACCAACTTCAGCAACTGCAAATG GCGTACCAGCGTTtacaaatccagcagcagatgatgCAGGCGCAACGCAATGTTTCCGGCCCCATTAGACAACAAGAGCAGCAA GTTGCACGTACAATCACCAACATGCAGCAGCAGATCCAGCAGCACCAGCGTCAGCTGTACCAGGCGCTgctgatgaagcagcagcaaCTTCCCTCtcattcctcctcttcctcctcctcgtccgcTGGTCTGCATCCCCCCGGTGGCCCTGCTGGAGGCCCTGGCTCCGGCAAATCAACCCTGGACCCCTTCACAGGCCCACACCAGGCTCCGGGCCTCTCCGACACACTGCACACCAAAGAGCCGCCGTCTTCGCCCAACGCCTACAGCACCTACCCTCTCT cTGGACTGAATCCAAACATGAATGTAAACTGCATGGAGGTTGGGGGTCTGTCCCTGAAGGAGCCCCCTCAGCCCCAATCTCGCCTGTCCCAGTGGACACACTCCAACTCCATGGACAACCTCTCTGGCAACTCTTCAAATTTGGAGAACAACCTCAATAAACACG GTGCCATATCTGCTGCCTCTTCCCTGGTCCCTCCAGGGAAGCCTCCCCAGATGGAGGACTCATACAGCCCTTACAATCTAATCTCCAGCTCTGAGTCCCCCACCAGCCCCCTGGTGCCCCCTGATAGCTGGGGCCAGGGAAAGAGCCCTAATGAAAAGATCTCCAATGGAACCAACATTAACTGGCCCCCAG AGTTCTGTCCAGGGGTGCCATGGAAGGGCCTTCAAAACATTGACCCTGAGAATGACCCCAATATGACCCCTGGCAGCGTGCCTAGCGGTCCCACCATCAACACCAACATCCATGACGTCAACCGATACCTGCTGCGAGACAGGAATGGAG GTAAACTGTCTGACCTGAAATCCACCTGGTCCCCAGGACCCATCTCTCAGAGCCAAGCCTCTCTGTCCCACGAGCTGTGGAAAGTCCCTCAGGGGCCGCGCAACACCACAGCACCATCCCGGCCCCCACCAGGCCTCACCAACAACAAGCCCTCCTCCACATGGGGAGGAAACTCACTGGGCTTGGCCCAAGGTTGGAGCGGCTCCTACTCCTCTG AGGGAACCACATGGAGTACTGACAGCTCAAACAGGACCAGCAGCTGGCTGGTGCTGAGGAATCTCACCCCACAA ATTGATGGTTCTACTCTGCGGACGCTGTGCATGCAGCATGGCCCCCTGATCACATTCCATCTCAACCTGACCCAGGGGAACGCTGTGGTGCGCTACAGCTCCAAGGACGAAGCTGCCAAGGCCCAGAAGTCCCTGCACAT GTGTGTGCTTGGAAACACCACAATCCTGGCAGAGTTTGCCGGTGAGGAGGAGGTGAACCGCTTCTTTGCACAAGGCCAGTCGCTAGGGGCAAACACCACGAGCTGGCAGGCCAACCCAGGAACCAATCAAAGCCGGATGGGCGGAGCAGCGCAGTCCCACTCTATTGGCCAGTGGAGCAGCGGTGCCGGTGGAGGCAAGACCAGCGGAGGCGACCTGCTGTGGGGCGGGGTGCCACAGTACTCCAGCCTGTGGGGGCCGCCTAGTGGAGAGGACGCCCGTGTGATTGGGAGCCCCACTCCCATTAACACCCTGTTGCCTGGAGATCTGCTGAGTGGGGAGTCCATGTAG